A genomic region of Capnocytophaga canimorsus contains the following coding sequences:
- a CDS encoding NAD kinase: protein MKIAIYAQQYSESYKKVFSDLFSEFLVSEEVYVEQKLLAALKSKFSNLNHLKSFAHFSDLDASFDVMLTIGGDGTILRAITYVRDTGIPILGINAGRLGFLATIQKDELKAMFEALRNKTYLIKSRSVIEVFTKENGMPLSDINFALNEVTVTRKNTTSMITIDTWLNGEFLTSYWADGLIVATPTGSTGYSLSCGGPVITPQAQNFVLTPIAPHNLNARPLVIPDDTEIHLTIYGREKSYYVSMDSRLESVSNKVSVILRKAHFAVKMIEFQDRSFLNTLRNKLLWGEDKRNK from the coding sequence ATGAAAATAGCCATTTACGCCCAACAATATTCTGAAAGTTACAAGAAAGTTTTTTCGGATTTATTCTCGGAATTTCTAGTCTCTGAAGAAGTTTATGTAGAGCAGAAGCTACTTGCAGCGCTAAAAAGCAAATTTTCGAATTTGAACCATCTGAAGTCTTTCGCCCATTTTTCAGACTTAGATGCCTCTTTTGATGTAATGCTTACCATAGGGGGCGATGGTACTATTTTACGCGCCATTACTTATGTTAGAGACACAGGCATCCCCATATTAGGAATCAATGCTGGTCGGTTAGGCTTTTTGGCTACTATACAGAAAGATGAACTTAAAGCAATGTTTGAGGCTTTACGAAACAAAACCTATTTGATTAAATCACGCAGTGTCATTGAAGTTTTTACTAAAGAAAACGGTATGCCTTTGAGCGATATTAATTTTGCCTTAAACGAAGTTACCGTTACTCGAAAAAATACCACTTCAATGATCACTATTGATACTTGGCTCAATGGCGAATTTTTGACCTCATATTGGGCTGACGGACTGATTGTTGCCACGCCAACGGGCTCTACTGGATATTCACTAAGTTGCGGTGGACCTGTAATTACTCCTCAGGCACAAAACTTTGTCCTTACCCCCATTGCTCCTCATAACCTCAACGCAAGACCCCTTGTCATTCCTGATGACACCGAAATTCATTTAACAATTTACGGACGTGAAAAAAGTTATTACGTTTCTATGGATTCTCGCTTAGAATCGGTTTCTAATAAAGTTTCAGTAATTCTGCGCAAAGCTCATTTTGCTGTAAAAATGATTGAATTTCAAGACCGAAGTTTCTTAAACACCCTGAGAAATAAATTGCTTTGGGGTGAAGACAAACGCAATAAATAA
- the def gene encoding peptide deformylase, translated as MILPIIAYGDPVLRKVCADITPDYPNLKTLIDNMFQTMEASHGVGLAAPQIGLPIRLFVIDAEPFSDDEDLSEEERTLLKNFRKVFINAKIVEETGEKWSFNEGCLSIPGVREDVSRHETLTIEFLDEHFQPQRLTVGGLAARVIQHEYDHIQGILFTDKLSAFKKQLLKGKLANISKGKVNVDYRMRFPEAKRTR; from the coding sequence ATGATTTTACCCATTATAGCTTACGGTGACCCCGTGTTACGTAAGGTTTGTGCTGACATTACGCCCGATTATCCGAACCTAAAAACATTGATTGATAATATGTTTCAAACCATGGAAGCCAGTCACGGTGTAGGTTTGGCAGCCCCTCAAATAGGGCTTCCCATACGTTTGTTTGTCATTGATGCTGAGCCTTTCAGTGATGATGAAGATTTAAGTGAAGAAGAACGTACTCTACTTAAAAATTTTCGTAAGGTTTTTATTAATGCCAAAATTGTTGAAGAAACGGGCGAAAAATGGTCCTTTAACGAGGGATGTTTGAGTATCCCAGGGGTTCGGGAAGATGTGTCTCGCCACGAAACACTTACCATCGAATTTTTGGATGAACATTTTCAACCACAAAGGTTGACAGTAGGTGGCTTAGCAGCTCGAGTTATTCAGCACGAGTATGATCATATTCAGGGCATTTTGTTTACCGACAAGCTGTCTGCTTTCAAAAAACAACTTCTTAAGGGAAAACTTGCCAACATTAGTAAGGGAAAGGTAAATGTAGATTATCGTATGCGCTTTCCTGAAGCTAAAAGAACAAGATAA
- the ruvX gene encoding Holliday junction resolvase RuvX, translating into MTRILALDYGTKRTGIAVTDPLQIIASGLTTVATPQLLDFLKTYLSKESVSEIVIGKPKRLNNEVSESEAYITTFVKQLEKTFPEVRFVRVDERFTSKMAFQSLIDSGVKKKQRQNKALVDEVSATLILQSYLEQKNRY; encoded by the coding sequence ATGACACGCATATTAGCTTTAGATTATGGAACAAAGCGAACAGGTATTGCCGTAACAGACCCCTTGCAAATTATCGCTTCAGGGCTGACTACGGTTGCCACTCCACAGCTTCTTGATTTTTTAAAAACTTATTTAAGTAAAGAATCCGTTTCAGAAATTGTAATTGGTAAACCCAAACGGCTTAATAATGAGGTGTCGGAGAGTGAGGCTTATATTACTACATTTGTTAAACAACTTGAAAAAACATTTCCAGAGGTACGCTTCGTTCGTGTCGATGAGCGTTTTACTTCAAAAATGGCTTTCCAGTCGCTTATTGATAGTGGCGTCAAAAAAAAACAACGACAAAATAAAGCATTGGTAGATGAAGTGAGTGCTACCCTGATATTACAATCATATCTAGAGCAGAAAAATAGATATTAA
- a CDS encoding leucyl aminopeptidase family protein, translating into MKIHALENHQQAQGEAVIYVVDTIGKLPEGVQAHVKKYLEKKQNTVISIPFFEKPVVVALLIEKTNKHTDNWEKARFAGHQICCLLKKESYASAYFVSEFDTATTVSLLEGMFLSDYQFTKYKTEKKEECNLILYAHFSKSIAQELTHIIQGVNIARDLVNEPVSTLNTTRFSEEMLALGNQFGFEVNVLNKTQISTLKMGGLLGVNAGSEIPPTFNVLTWSPPNAVNKNPYVFVGKGVVYDTGGYNIKPGSYMDTMKSDMAGAAAVVGLFCAVAKNNLPVHIIGLIPATDNRVNSNAFVSDDILTMMNGTTVEVKNTDAEGRLILADALVYAQRYQPKLVIDLATLTGAAARITGHYGSAFMGNASEVIKKQLKTSGENVHERLVELPFWDEFADDLKSNIADIKNLGNPEGGASSAGKFLEHFTDYPWLHIDIAGSAFLNSEYRYYKAGATGVGVRLLYDFLKEEVV; encoded by the coding sequence ATGAAAATACACGCACTTGAAAATCATCAACAAGCACAAGGTGAAGCTGTAATTTATGTGGTTGACACTATCGGCAAACTGCCTGAAGGAGTACAAGCGCACGTTAAAAAATATCTGGAAAAAAAGCAAAATACGGTAATTTCAATACCTTTTTTTGAAAAACCCGTGGTGGTGGCGTTGCTAATTGAAAAAACAAACAAACATACCGATAATTGGGAAAAGGCGCGTTTTGCAGGGCATCAAATATGTTGTCTTTTAAAGAAAGAATCCTACGCATCGGCGTATTTTGTTTCGGAGTTTGATACAGCCACAACCGTATCACTTTTGGAGGGTATGTTTTTGAGTGACTATCAGTTTACTAAATATAAAACAGAGAAAAAAGAAGAATGTAATTTAATCTTGTATGCCCATTTTTCCAAGTCGATAGCTCAAGAACTTACTCATATTATTCAGGGCGTGAATATTGCTCGTGATTTGGTGAATGAACCTGTTTCTACCTTAAATACGACTCGATTTTCTGAGGAAATGTTAGCTTTGGGTAATCAGTTTGGTTTTGAGGTTAATGTGTTGAATAAGACGCAAATTAGCACCCTAAAAATGGGAGGTTTATTAGGGGTTAATGCGGGTAGTGAAATTCCGCCTACGTTCAATGTGCTTACTTGGAGTCCACCCAATGCAGTTAATAAAAATCCGTATGTTTTCGTTGGAAAAGGAGTAGTTTACGATACCGGAGGCTATAATATCAAGCCAGGAAGCTATATGGATACAATGAAATCGGATATGGCGGGAGCCGCTGCTGTGGTAGGGCTGTTTTGTGCTGTGGCAAAAAATAACCTTCCTGTGCATATCATTGGGTTAATTCCAGCTACTGATAATCGTGTGAATTCCAATGCTTTTGTTTCTGATGATATTTTAACAATGATGAACGGAACTACCGTTGAGGTTAAAAATACAGATGCTGAAGGACGACTTATACTTGCCGACGCCTTGGTATATGCCCAACGTTATCAACCCAAATTAGTTATTGATTTGGCAACTCTTACTGGTGCTGCTGCCCGAATTACAGGGCATTACGGAAGTGCCTTTATGGGGAATGCTTCCGAAGTGATTAAAAAACAACTCAAAACATCAGGAGAAAATGTACACGAGCGTTTGGTAGAGCTTCCGTTTTGGGATGAGTTTGCTGATGATTTAAAATCGAATATTGCGGATATCAAGAATTTAGGAAATCCAGAGGGAGGTGCCTCTTCAGCAGGAAAGTTTTTAGAGCATTTTACCGATTATCCTTGGCTACATATTGATATTGCGGGTTCGGCTTTTTTAAATTCGGAATACCGGTATTATAAGGCAGGAGCTACGGGAGTAGGAGTACGATTGCTTTACGATTTTTTAAAAGAAGAAGTAGTTTAA
- a CDS encoding sulfite exporter TauE/SafE family protein, protein MIYTAFILGFLGSFHCVGMCGPLTLLLPLHHKHPLIKALQIVAYHLGKALTYTTLGLVFGLLGKGLFIRDYQQTFSILVGILMILIVILPLFKIKLSFFDKPIYLWVGKIKHSLGKELRNKNAFSTFTIGFFNGFLPCGLVYMALFGALAQDTLPQTLFYMFVFGLGTVPLLTVAIYLGNFLSNKTKRYVQKSVPVFIIIMGILFILRGAGIGIPYVSPSNMNLMIKANPDCVIPAPILEENQK, encoded by the coding sequence TTGATTTACACCGCTTTCATATTAGGTTTCTTGGGAAGTTTTCACTGCGTGGGTATGTGCGGCCCGCTAACTTTGTTGTTACCTCTACATCATAAGCATCCGCTGATAAAAGCCCTACAAATAGTCGCCTACCATCTAGGAAAAGCACTTACCTACACGACTTTAGGACTTGTTTTTGGGCTTTTAGGCAAAGGGTTATTCATACGTGACTATCAGCAAACATTTTCTATTTTGGTAGGAATTTTAATGATTCTCATCGTTATCTTACCTTTGTTCAAAATTAAACTCTCATTTTTTGACAAGCCTATTTACCTCTGGGTAGGAAAAATAAAACACTCTTTAGGGAAAGAACTACGTAACAAAAACGCTTTCTCAACCTTTACCATTGGTTTTTTTAACGGATTTTTACCCTGCGGATTGGTCTATATGGCGCTATTCGGAGCTTTAGCACAAGACACACTTCCACAGACCTTATTTTATATGTTTGTATTTGGGTTAGGTACCGTTCCGCTACTTACCGTCGCTATTTATTTGGGGAACTTTTTAAGCAACAAAACCAAAAGGTACGTTCAAAAATCGGTACCTGTTTTCATTATAATTATGGGAATTCTATTTATTTTGCGTGGCGCAGGAATAGGCATTCCTTATGTATCGCCTTCGAATATGAATTTAATGATTAAAGCCAACCCCGATTGTGTGATTCCAGCCCCTATTTTAGAAGAAAATCAAAAATAA
- a CDS encoding DUF2797 domain-containing protein: MFEGVLKKMITEADRPVRYYLQLNTDFLMMNELIGKKISIEFSHFQCLNCSRNEPLFRQGFCKGCFFEIPQAADWIMHPELSKAHLDIEDRDLTYEKQMQLQPHVVYLANSSDVKVGVTRKSQIPTRWIDQGAHQALIVAELPNRYLAGITEVALKNYVSDKTNWRKMVTNTINDINLQQIKETLAPHLPDEVKAFYSAYHQEYHIDFPVIKYPEKPISLNLLKTPYYEGILTGIKGQYLLFEDNTIFNIRSNEGLVVRLKM, from the coding sequence ATGTTTGAAGGAGTACTAAAAAAAATGATTACAGAAGCCGATCGTCCTGTACGTTATTACTTGCAATTGAATACGGATTTTTTAATGATGAATGAACTCATCGGTAAAAAAATATCTATAGAATTTTCTCATTTTCAATGTTTAAACTGCTCAAGAAATGAACCTTTATTTCGGCAAGGATTCTGTAAAGGTTGCTTTTTTGAAATTCCGCAAGCAGCCGATTGGATTATGCACCCCGAACTTAGTAAAGCTCACTTAGACATCGAAGATCGCGATTTGACATACGAAAAACAAATGCAGCTACAACCTCACGTGGTGTACTTAGCCAATTCAAGTGATGTTAAAGTAGGGGTTACTCGAAAGTCGCAAATTCCCACCCGATGGATTGACCAAGGGGCTCATCAAGCTCTAATTGTTGCCGAATTGCCCAATCGTTACTTAGCAGGAATTACGGAAGTAGCTCTGAAAAACTATGTTTCAGACAAAACCAATTGGCGAAAAATGGTAACCAACACCATAAACGACATCAATCTACAACAAATTAAAGAAACCTTAGCACCACATCTACCCGATGAAGTCAAAGCCTTCTATTCGGCTTATCATCAGGAATATCACATTGATTTTCCTGTGATAAAATATCCTGAGAAACCCATTTCCTTAAACTTACTCAAAACCCCTTACTACGAGGGAATCCTTACTGGAATAAAAGGACAATATCTTCTTTTTGAAGACAATACCATCTTTAATATTCGTAGCAACGAAGGCTTGGTAGTGAGACTAAAAATGTGA
- a CDS encoding GH3 auxin-responsive promoter family protein, translating into MPLALFNSITSWFLKRRIGQIEEFVNYPHRVQERVLSQLIEAAKNTEIGQKYGFSSIKDYEQFALRVPLVFYEDFEPFIERARKGESNIIWNTPIKWFAKSSGTTNAKSKFIPVSDQALQNCHYKAGKDMLCLYLNNNENSKLFTGKSLRLGGSKELYEQNGTFFGDLSAILIENLPFWAEFSCTPGNKVSQMTEWESKLKAIVNEVKDENVTSMAGVPSWMLVLLNRVLEATQKSHLLEVWQHLEVYFHGGISFVPYREQYRQVLPSDNFRYYEIYNASEGFFGIQDRNGSDEMLLMLDYGIFYEFIPMDTFGTPQQKAIPLHQVQMGKNYAMVITTNGGLWRYIIGDTVRFTSVAPYRIKITGRTKHFINVFGEELIIENTEKALEKACELTQSHLTDYTVAPIFMEGKQQGGHEWIIEFETPPENMAQFSEILDNELKKLNSDYEAKRYNNMTLNPPKINVGRKNLFHDWLKINGKLGGQNKVPRLSNNREYLEQLLKL; encoded by the coding sequence ATGCCATTAGCGCTATTCAATTCTATAACATCTTGGTTTTTAAAACGACGTATTGGTCAGATAGAGGAATTTGTAAACTACCCCCATCGGGTTCAAGAACGGGTTTTAAGTCAGCTTATTGAAGCGGCAAAAAACACTGAAATTGGGCAGAAATATGGTTTTTCTTCTATTAAAGATTATGAGCAGTTTGCTTTGCGTGTGCCTTTAGTTTTTTATGAAGATTTTGAACCTTTCATTGAACGAGCAAGGAAGGGAGAAAGTAATATTATTTGGAATACCCCCATAAAGTGGTTTGCTAAAAGCAGTGGTACTACCAATGCCAAAAGTAAATTCATTCCCGTTAGTGATCAGGCTTTGCAAAATTGTCATTACAAAGCAGGGAAGGATATGCTCTGTTTGTATTTGAACAATAATGAAAATTCTAAATTATTTACTGGTAAGAGCTTACGACTTGGTGGTAGTAAAGAGTTATATGAGCAGAATGGTACTTTTTTTGGAGATTTGTCCGCAATTTTGATTGAAAATTTGCCTTTTTGGGCAGAGTTTAGCTGTACTCCTGGGAACAAAGTTTCGCAAATGACTGAATGGGAGAGTAAACTCAAAGCAATTGTAAATGAGGTTAAAGATGAGAATGTAACCAGTATGGCAGGGGTGCCTTCGTGGATGCTCGTATTGCTTAATCGGGTGCTTGAAGCCACTCAAAAATCGCATTTACTGGAAGTTTGGCAACATCTGGAGGTGTATTTTCACGGAGGTATCAGTTTTGTGCCTTATCGGGAACAATACCGACAAGTATTGCCTTCTGATAATTTTCGTTATTATGAAATTTATAACGCTTCGGAAGGATTTTTCGGCATTCAAGACCGAAATGGCTCTGATGAAATGCTGTTGATGCTTGATTATGGTATTTTTTATGAATTCATTCCGATGGATACTTTCGGAACTCCACAACAAAAAGCCATACCACTGCATCAAGTACAAATGGGCAAAAACTACGCAATGGTAATTACCACCAATGGCGGATTGTGGCGTTACATCATTGGTGATACGGTTCGGTTTACTTCTGTGGCTCCGTATCGTATTAAAATTACGGGGCGTACCAAACATTTTATCAATGTTTTTGGCGAAGAACTCATCATCGAAAATACCGAAAAAGCCCTCGAAAAAGCTTGTGAACTTACTCAAAGCCATTTGACAGATTACACCGTCGCTCCCATATTTATGGAAGGCAAACAACAGGGCGGACACGAATGGATTATTGAATTTGAAACTCCTCCTGAAAATATGGCTCAATTTTCCGAGATATTAGATAACGAACTCAAAAAACTCAATTCTGATTATGAGGCAAAACGCTATAATAATATGACGCTCAATCCCCCAAAAATAAATGTAGGACGAAAAAACTTATTTCACGATTGGCTCAAAATAAACGGAAAACTCGGAGGACAAAATAAAGTACCACGATTATCAAATAATAGAGAATATTTAGAACAGCTTCTCAAATTGTAG
- a CDS encoding FixH family protein gives MKINWGTGIVLAFVFFIAFILYFVIQMSTNKKYDHELVTEEYYKKELAFQESLQKENKTQKDHMTVKIEIGERGLSLNFPNQKDIQGFVNFYRPSDKSKDFQLPIQVHAGQMFIPMEQLAQGRWNIQINYVWQGEEYMSTHKINIK, from the coding sequence ATGAAAATAAATTGGGGAACAGGCATCGTTCTAGCTTTTGTTTTTTTTATTGCATTTATCTTGTACTTTGTAATTCAGATGAGTACAAATAAAAAATATGATCACGAGTTGGTTACCGAGGAATATTACAAAAAAGAATTGGCTTTTCAGGAATCTTTACAAAAAGAAAACAAAACCCAAAAAGACCATATGACTGTAAAAATTGAAATTGGTGAAAGGGGACTTTCCTTGAATTTTCCTAATCAAAAAGACATTCAAGGTTTTGTTAACTTCTATCGCCCTTCGGACAAATCCAAAGACTTTCAATTACCAATACAAGTACACGCTGGGCAAATGTTCATACCAATGGAGCAGTTAGCTCAAGGACGTTGGAATATTCAAATTAACTACGTTTGGCAGGGCGAAGAATATATGAGTACACATAAAATAAACATCAAATAA
- a CDS encoding DUF5606 family protein, whose translation MKLNKVLAISGKPGLYYLESQTRSGFLATSLLDGKRMSVGIRNNVSLLSEIAVYTLEKEVPLSKVFQAIKEKENGGQTQISHKADKTELEAYFFSVLPDYDEDKVYASDMRKIIQWYNLLIDKGFLDAEDVVEEIEQEENQA comes from the coding sequence ATGAAATTGAATAAAGTATTAGCCATTTCAGGCAAACCTGGATTGTATTATTTAGAATCACAAACCCGTAGTGGCTTTTTGGCTACCTCTTTGTTAGACGGGAAGCGTATGAGCGTGGGGATTCGTAATAATGTAAGTTTATTGTCAGAAATTGCGGTATATACTTTGGAAAAAGAAGTGCCTCTTTCAAAGGTGTTTCAAGCCATTAAAGAGAAAGAAAACGGAGGTCAAACCCAAATATCGCATAAGGCAGATAAAACCGAATTAGAGGCTTATTTTTTTAGTGTACTTCCTGATTATGATGAAGATAAGGTGTATGCCAGTGATATGCGAAAAATTATTCAATGGTATAATCTTCTTATTGATAAAGGATTTTTAGATGCAGAGGATGTTGTTGAGGAGATTGAGCAAGAAGAAAATCAAGCCTAA
- a CDS encoding LTA synthase family protein: MKSIRWNEYAVFAYRIFLVYLFYFFARILFLIFNVEAVGKVTARQIGSFFYYGIAFDTTAILYVNLLFILLSVLPLLINTKPYFQKIIFWVYFLTNALAYATNFIDMVYYPFSKSRLTTASFAVVENEQNKGTFLLTFLTMYWYVLLIFIVLLALWVFLYQRVKIRQDNRKKTWRYWVASFVAFVFIGVGVVAGIRGGDLATATRPINILDASRHVQIAAHADAILNTPFTLIRTFGKNKGFKEYHFVDEKYIKENVQPIKMYSREMKERPNVVIFILESFSREYWGSMNTSRNIPNFESFTPFLDSLAQHAYVFDNAYSNGRQSIHGMSSILAGIPTFQVAYTSSPFVKQSTESIVSVCNAMGYDTSFFHSAPNGSMGFLGFSNILGYKHYYGKTQYNNDADYDGIWGIWDEPFMQYMNTVLSDKNQPFMATIFTVSSHHPYKIPEQYEGKFKQGYVNIHPCIGYTDYALKRFFESAQKEPWFENTIFAFTADHPNTVYYDLYRQPITSTGIPIMFYSPNPNWVGVGKSSDIAQQIDIYPTLTDLIGYNQPIRSWGRSLFSDKESPRAYISNAQFYQLMQGNYIYVMNPEGKLNGVYKVEDEALKENLLGKENNTEIEKGTQDLRAFMQDYMHRIIQQKLGSPN, from the coding sequence ATGAAAAGTATCCGTTGGAATGAATATGCCGTGTTTGCATATCGTATTTTTTTAGTGTACTTGTTTTATTTTTTTGCCAGAATATTGTTTCTGATATTCAATGTCGAAGCCGTAGGAAAAGTGACTGCTAGGCAAATAGGTTCGTTTTTCTATTATGGAATTGCTTTTGATACCACGGCGATATTGTACGTCAATCTGCTTTTTATATTGCTGAGCGTCCTTCCTCTTTTGATAAATACCAAGCCTTATTTCCAGAAAATAATTTTTTGGGTTTATTTTCTGACCAATGCTTTAGCTTATGCTACCAATTTTATTGATATGGTGTATTATCCATTTAGTAAGTCAAGGCTTACGACGGCTTCGTTTGCCGTGGTTGAGAATGAGCAAAATAAGGGGACTTTCTTGCTTACTTTTCTAACAATGTATTGGTATGTTTTACTGATTTTCATCGTATTGTTAGCATTGTGGGTTTTTCTGTATCAGAGAGTAAAAATAAGGCAAGATAATAGAAAAAAAACTTGGCGATATTGGGTGGCTTCATTTGTAGCTTTTGTTTTTATAGGAGTGGGTGTAGTGGCAGGTATTCGTGGGGGTGATTTGGCAACAGCAACACGTCCCATTAACATTCTCGATGCTAGTCGGCACGTACAAATAGCAGCCCACGCAGATGCTATTCTAAACACGCCTTTTACGCTGATTCGGACTTTTGGAAAAAATAAAGGATTTAAAGAATATCATTTTGTAGATGAGAAATATATAAAAGAAAACGTACAACCGATAAAAATGTACTCTCGAGAGATGAAAGAACGCCCTAATGTGGTTATTTTCATTTTGGAAAGTTTTTCGAGAGAATATTGGGGAAGTATGAATACCTCTCGTAATATTCCTAATTTTGAGTCGTTTACTCCTTTTTTGGATTCTTTGGCACAACACGCTTATGTTTTTGATAATGCGTATAGTAACGGCAGACAGTCCATTCACGGAATGTCTTCTATTTTAGCAGGAATTCCTACTTTTCAGGTTGCTTATACTTCATCACCTTTTGTAAAGCAATCTACAGAATCTATTGTGTCGGTATGTAATGCTATGGGGTATGATACTTCGTTTTTTCACTCGGCACCCAATGGTTCAATGGGTTTTCTAGGATTTTCAAATATTTTAGGATACAAACATTATTACGGAAAAACACAATATAACAATGATGCTGATTATGACGGGATTTGGGGGATTTGGGACGAGCCTTTTATGCAGTATATGAATACTGTTTTAAGCGATAAAAATCAGCCTTTTATGGCTACTATTTTTACGGTTTCGTCACATCATCCGTATAAAATTCCTGAGCAGTACGAAGGTAAATTTAAACAAGGGTACGTAAATATACATCCTTGTATTGGTTATACGGATTATGCTCTGAAGCGTTTCTTTGAAAGCGCTCAAAAAGAGCCTTGGTTTGAAAATACCATTTTTGCTTTCACTGCCGACCACCCCAATACAGTGTATTATGATTTATATCGTCAACCGATAACCTCAACTGGAATCCCGATTATGTTTTATAGCCCTAATCCGAATTGGGTTGGCGTAGGTAAGTCTAGCGATATCGCACAACAAATTGACATTTATCCTACTTTGACAGATTTGATAGGCTATAACCAGCCTATACGAAGTTGGGGGCGTAGTCTTTTTTCGGATAAAGAATCGCCTAGAGCTTATATTTCAAATGCTCAATTTTATCAGTTAATGCAAGGAAATTATATTTATGTAATGAATCCGGAAGGAAAACTCAATGGTGTGTATAAAGTTGAAGATGAGGCTCTAAAAGAGAATTTGTTAGGCAAAGAAAATAATACTGAAATTGAAAAAGGCACCCAAGATTTACGTGCTTTTATGCAAGATTATATGCATCGAATCATACAGCAAAAATTAGGTAGCCCCAACTAG
- the fabV gene encoding enoyl-ACP reductase FabV, with the protein MIIKPRTRGFICLTSHPEGTAQNIKNQIAYVRNQGKITNAPKKVLVIGASTGFGMSSRIVSAFGGGAATVGVFFEKPATEGKPGTSGWYNSAAFEKEAHAAGFYAKSINGDAFSDEVKKQTIDLIKKDLGQVDLVVYSLASPRRTHPKTGVAYASVLKPIGKPYVNKTVDFHTGVVSEVTINPVETQEEIENTVAVMGGEDWKFWLEELQKAGVLAQGVKTVAYSYIGPELTFPIYRNGTIGKAKDDLEATAFTITDLLKEVSGKAYVSVNKALVTQSSSAIPVVPLYISLLYKVMKEKGIHEGTIEQIYRLFNERLYTEEGNVPLDEKGRIRIDDWEMRDDVQAEVARLWEMATTENLSGISDIEGYRNDFFNLFGFNYDVIDYDADTNEMVEVPSIK; encoded by the coding sequence ATGATAATAAAACCAAGAACACGCGGATTTATATGCCTTACTTCTCATCCTGAAGGAACGGCTCAAAACATTAAAAATCAGATAGCATACGTTCGCAATCAAGGAAAGATAACAAATGCTCCCAAGAAAGTATTAGTTATAGGCGCTTCTACGGGGTTTGGAATGTCGTCAAGAATTGTTTCTGCTTTTGGCGGTGGCGCTGCTACGGTGGGAGTGTTTTTTGAAAAACCAGCCACCGAAGGCAAGCCTGGTACATCGGGTTGGTACAATTCGGCAGCTTTTGAAAAGGAAGCTCACGCAGCGGGGTTTTATGCCAAATCCATCAATGGCGATGCCTTTTCCGATGAGGTAAAAAAACAAACTATTGATTTGATAAAAAAAGATTTAGGTCAGGTGGATTTGGTGGTGTATAGTCTGGCATCACCACGTAGGACTCACCCTAAAACTGGAGTTGCTTACGCTTCGGTACTCAAGCCTATTGGTAAGCCTTACGTAAATAAAACGGTAGATTTTCATACAGGAGTGGTTTCCGAAGTTACTATAAATCCAGTAGAGACACAAGAAGAAATAGAAAACACTGTAGCTGTAATGGGGGGCGAGGATTGGAAATTTTGGTTGGAAGAACTGCAAAAAGCTGGAGTTTTAGCTCAGGGAGTGAAAACAGTAGCTTATTCTTATATAGGACCAGAGCTTACTTTTCCCATCTATAGAAATGGAACTATCGGTAAGGCGAAAGATGATTTGGAAGCTACTGCCTTTACTATTACTGATCTTTTGAAAGAGGTTTCAGGGAAGGCGTATGTCTCTGTGAATAAAGCTTTAGTGACGCAGTCCAGCTCGGCTATTCCTGTGGTGCCTTTGTATATTTCGCTATTGTACAAGGTGATGAAAGAAAAGGGAATTCACGAGGGAACAATCGAACAAATATATCGTCTGTTTAACGAAAGGCTATATACTGAAGAGGGTAATGTGCCTTTAGATGAAAAAGGACGTATTCGTATTGATGATTGGGAGATGCGTGATGATGTTCAAGCGGAAGTAGCTCGTTTGTGGGAGATGGCAACTACTGAAAATTTAAGTGGAATTTCAGATATTGAAGGCTATCGAAATGATTTCTTTAATCTGTTTGGGTTTAACTATGATGTTATTGACTATGATGCAGATACCAATGAAATGGTAGAAGTGCCTAGTATAAAATAG